From a region of the Mycobacterium intracellulare ATCC 13950 genome:
- a CDS encoding 4-hydroxy-3-methylbut-2-enyl diphosphate reductase — protein MPSTVDMGIPGAASSVAVPPTRKRVLLAEPRGYCAGVDRAVETVERALEKHGPPVYVRHEIVHNRHVVSTLEKAGAVFVEETDEVPEGAIVVFSAHGVAPSVHSAAAERNLHTIDATCPLVTKVHNEARRFARNDYDILLIGHEGHEEVVGTAGEAPDHVQLVDGVAAVDNVTVRDEDKVVWLSQTTLSVDETMEIVERLRQRFPKLQDPPSDDICYATQNRQVAVKAMAPECELVIVVGSRNSSNSVRLVEVALGGGAAAAHLVDWADDIDPAWLEGVTTVGVTSGASVPEVLVQGVLERLAECGFDLVQPVTTAQETLVFALPREIRSAR, from the coding sequence CGCGCGGTTACTGCGCGGGCGTGGACAGGGCCGTCGAGACCGTGGAGCGCGCGCTGGAAAAGCACGGGCCGCCGGTCTATGTGCGTCACGAGATCGTGCACAACCGGCACGTGGTCAGCACGCTGGAAAAGGCCGGTGCGGTGTTCGTCGAGGAGACCGACGAGGTGCCCGAAGGCGCCATCGTGGTGTTCTCCGCGCACGGCGTCGCCCCCTCGGTGCACTCGGCGGCCGCCGAACGCAACCTGCACACCATCGACGCCACCTGCCCCCTGGTCACCAAGGTGCACAACGAGGCCCGGCGATTCGCCCGCAACGACTACGACATCCTGCTCATCGGCCACGAGGGCCACGAGGAGGTCGTCGGCACCGCCGGGGAGGCGCCCGACCATGTGCAGCTGGTCGACGGGGTCGCTGCCGTGGACAACGTGACGGTTCGCGACGAGGACAAGGTGGTGTGGCTCTCGCAGACCACGCTGTCGGTCGACGAGACCATGGAAATCGTCGAACGGCTGCGGCAACGATTCCCCAAGCTGCAGGACCCGCCCAGCGACGACATCTGCTATGCGACCCAAAACCGGCAGGTTGCGGTCAAGGCGATGGCGCCGGAGTGCGAGCTGGTGATCGTCGTCGGGTCGCGCAATTCGTCGAACTCGGTGCGCCTGGTGGAAGTGGCGCTGGGCGGCGGGGCCGCCGCGGCCCACCTGGTCGACTGGGCCGATGACATCGACCCGGCCTGGCTCGAGGGAGTCACCACGGTCGGCGTCACGTCCGGGGCGTCCGTTCCCGAGGTCTTGGTGCAAGGGGTGCTCGAGCGGCTCGCCGAGTGCGGCTTTGACCTGGTGCAACCGGTCACCACCGCGCAGGAGACCCTCGTGTTCGCGCTGCCGCGCGAGATCCGCTCAGCCCGCTGA
- a CDS encoding DUF6542 domain-containing protein, with protein MSAQRASATVDGAHRSVHPNIPGAPWYAALLIAVTATAIGYGIDAGHKELTHVFAGFYIAGCVAAVLAVRQDGIFTTIIQPPLILFCAVPGAYWLFHDAKIGRLKDLLINCGYPLIERFPLMLGTAGAVLAIGLARWYFGNAQGTKATSTSTDSAGATGVHVKSFFNSIGAKLQSALQPDADDTDEATESRRGRTSGSSARTRRTARDGRSSTRSRSRHARPSLDDESVERLERPRRSTRRNPAAARDYDAEPPRRSRRRPRPEGDPDLRGQTPREPRREPRTRRNPYERPYDRPRGSRFDGFEPYGDRYEESREPYEPRRRRPPSTGSGGTHHPISQVRYRGGTQDQPREPHTERRSRSRTPGRAHGRPAAESWEYDV; from the coding sequence GTGTCAGCACAGCGGGCTAGTGCGACGGTGGATGGTGCTCACCGTTCGGTCCACCCCAACATCCCAGGCGCCCCCTGGTATGCAGCCCTGCTTATCGCCGTCACCGCGACAGCTATCGGCTACGGCATCGACGCTGGTCACAAGGAACTGACCCACGTCTTCGCGGGCTTCTATATAGCGGGTTGCGTGGCGGCGGTGCTCGCGGTGCGCCAGGACGGCATTTTCACCACCATCATCCAGCCGCCGCTGATCCTGTTCTGCGCCGTGCCCGGCGCCTACTGGCTGTTCCACGACGCCAAGATCGGCCGCCTCAAAGACCTGCTGATCAATTGCGGCTATCCGCTCATCGAGCGCTTCCCGCTCATGCTGGGCACCGCCGGCGCCGTCCTGGCGATCGGACTGGCCCGCTGGTATTTCGGAAACGCCCAGGGCACGAAGGCGACGAGCACCTCGACCGATTCCGCCGGCGCCACCGGCGTGCACGTCAAGTCCTTCTTCAACAGCATCGGCGCCAAACTGCAGTCGGCGCTGCAGCCCGATGCCGACGACACCGACGAGGCCACCGAGTCGCGCCGCGGCCGCACGTCGGGCTCGTCGGCCAGGACACGCAGAACGGCGCGCGACGGTCGCTCCTCCACGCGTTCCCGCTCCCGGCATGCGCGACCGTCCCTCGACGACGAGTCGGTCGAGCGGCTCGAGCGTCCACGGCGCAGTACCCGCCGCAATCCTGCGGCCGCCCGCGACTACGACGCCGAACCGCCCCGCCGGTCACGGCGCCGGCCCAGGCCGGAGGGCGACCCGGACTTGCGCGGCCAAACCCCCCGGGAGCCGCGCCGCGAGCCGCGCACCCGCCGCAATCCCTACGAGCGACCCTACGACCGGCCCCGCGGCAGCCGTTTCGACGGCTTTGAGCCCTACGGCGACAGGTACGAGGAGAGCCGCGAGCCCTATGAGCCGCGGCGCCGGCGGCCCCCGTCGACCGGGAGCGGCGGCACGCATCACCCCATCTCGCAGGTCCGCTACCGCGGCGGCACCCAGGACCAACCGCGGGAGCCGCACACCGAGCGCCGGAGTCGCTCACGCACACCGGGTCGCGCGCACGGGCGGCCCGCGGCGGAATCCTGGGAGTACGACGTCTAA